Proteins from a single region of Hermetia illucens chromosome 3, iHerIll2.2.curated.20191125, whole genome shotgun sequence:
- the LOC119651840 gene encoding serine protease snake-like translates to MKPRNFNLVYVATLLLTMNIILAECDYHFEDYSSSEEDTSSGCRTIWGTDGTCKTLRECPPDQWSGSHRDICFRGRYQKIVCCQNHKHKHPESHRPPRNDNTDRTREKLNGVSGDEKKNKDNKGMRISEQKFEEYMNKIFDNTTSEPNIQGRTPTRPGEYPHMSALGWILETDEIDWKCGGNLISDFFVLTAAHCVSVNGKTPDLVKIGDLNLVEREDTVFPQTFRVIKTYIHPMYDSAAYYNDIGLIELNRKAIFTEFVRPACLWSKPEIPHDNVVAMGYGSTEFGGVQTKTLTELKLTIMNNTECNSRLPPIPAANLGVIESQICAIDPSGRTDTCQGDSGGPLQMNAMKHGRPYYYLIGITSYGIFCGGKYPSVYTRIPSFVEWIENIVWPF, encoded by the exons ATGAAACCGCGAAATTTTAATTTGGTTTATGTAGCCACATTACTTCTAACAATGAATATTATATTGGCTGAGTGCGACTATCACTTCGAAGATTATAGTAGTTCCGAAGAAGATACTTCTTCCGGTTGTCGAACCATTTGGGGTACAGACGGTACTTGTAAAACTTTACGTGAGTGTCCTCCGGATCAGTGGTCGGGATCGCATCGTGACATTTGTTTTCGTGGAAGAtatcaaaaaattgtttgttgtCAGAATCATAAACATAAACATCCTGAATCACATAGGCCACCGCGAAATGATAACACAGATCGTACTCGGGAAAAATTGAATGGAGTTTCCGGCGACGAGAAAAAAAATAAGGATAATAAAGGAATGCGTATCAGTGAGCAAA AGTTTGAAGAATACATGAACAAGATATTTGATAATACCACGAGCGAACCGAATATACAAGGCCGGACACCAACTAGACCAGGAGAATATCCGCATATG TCTGCACTCGGTTGGATTCTCGAAACGGACGAAATCGACTGGAAATGTGGCGGAAACTTAATAAGCGACTTTTTTGTTTTGACTGCAGCACATTGTGTATCAGTAAATGG CAAAACACCAGACTTAGTTAAAATCGGAGATTTAAATTTAGTCGAAAGAGAAGATACTGTATTCCCTCAAACGTTCCGAGTGATAAAGACGTATATTCACCCTATGTATGACTCTGCTGCGTACTATAATGATATTGGACTTATTGAATTGAATAGGAAAGCTAT TTTCACAGAGTTTGTCCGACCTGCTTGCCTCTGGAGCAAACCTGAAATTCCCCACGATAATGTTGTAGCCATGGGGTACGGATCTACTGAATTTGGCGGGGTTCAAACAAAGACTTTAACCGAATTGAAGTTAACAATTATGAATAATACAGAATGCAACAGTCGACTACCACCGATTCCTGCAGCCAATCTTGGAGTAATCGAGTCTCAAATTTGCGCGATAGATCCTAGCGGACGCACAGATACATGCCAG GGTGATTCTGGCGGACCACTTCAAATGAATGCAATGAAACATGGCAGACCTTACTATTATTTAATTGGGATCACATCCTATGGAATCTTCTGTGGCGGTAAATATCCAAGTGTTTACACGAGAATTCCTTCATTTGTGGAATGGATAGAAAATATAGTGTGGCCCttctaa